A genomic window from Osmerus eperlanus chromosome 5, fOsmEpe2.1, whole genome shotgun sequence includes:
- the LOC134020884 gene encoding C-type lectin domain family 4 member E-like, which produces MTQKVKSDRGVKEENMGVYANADTLRGDQMSGAGGPERSLSRAAAVCLGLLCALLLAGIIALGFCYQRERDELKRRLCESGEYGWSRFTSSCYYFSTEKKSWEESRKDCIRRGAYLVIINSREEMEFVHTTTINLGNFWLGLTDNVPPTFYRQWTWVDGTPLDPAKTYWATGEPNIPSHYGPSCVERWLPDQPADRSLADTPCHYNFYYVCEM; this is translated from the exons ATGACCCAGAAGGTGAAGTCTGACAGGGGCGTGAAGGAGGAGAACATGGGGGTCTACGCTAATGCTGACACCCTCAGAGGAGATCAGATGTCAG GTGCTGGGGGTCCAGAGAGGAGTCTCTCCagagctgcagcagtgtgtctggggctgctgTGTGCTCTCCTACTGGCTGGGATCATAGCACTGGGATTCTGCT accagagagagagagatgagcttAAGAGGAGGCTGTGTG AGAGCGGTGAATACGGATGGAGCAGATTTACCAGCAGCTGTTACTACTTCTCCACTGAGAAGAAAagctgggaggagagcagaaagGACTGTATCAGAAGAGGGGCATACCTGGTGATCATTaacagcagagaggagatg GAATTTGTTCACACTACAACCATAAACTTAGGCAATTTCTGGTTGGGTCTGACTGATAACGTTCCACCAACGTTCTACCGTCAGTGGACCTGGGTGGACGGAACACCACTGGATCCGGCCAAAAC ATACTGGGCAACAGGAGAACCAAATATCCCTTCCCACTATGGCCCCAGCTGTGTAGAGCGATGGTTACCTGATCAGCCGGCTGACAGAAGCCTGGCTGACACCCCATGCCACTATAACTTCTActatgtgtgtgagatgtga